TTCTCGACGAACCATCGGATCACCGAAGGAGTAAACTCCGGACGGAGACTGACGGCTATGCCGCCCGGGTCAGAAAAGGTGTACAGGCTTTCCGCGATCTCTCCCCCAGACTTTCGTACGAACAGGTCCGTCTGCTCGAGGAGCGGTGTGTCGAGGGGCAGGAAGCTGTGGTCGTTCAGCACCGAGAAGATGCCATCTGCTATGCGCCGGTTCACTTCGTAGTTCTGCGGTCCATGGTCCCGCATTCGACGCAGCTTGGCGATCTGGTTGTTCTCCACTGGGGAGCCCCTCCTGTCGGCTGAATTCTACATCAGCGCCAGAGACCCATTCAATCATGGTGCTGCATTGACGACATACTTTCGCCACTAGATAATCAGGGAGCTTACCCACTCATAGACCAGATCCCATACACGGTAATATCGTGCTCTTGACGCCTTTCCAGAGACCCCTATCAGACACCACATGGATCGCTAAGCTTAACTCAGCTTGGCGCCTACCGTTGGGCATACGAGACCCAGAGCTTAAGATATCGTGAGCCGCGGAGATTCCGAGCGCAGAGTCGCGATCGTCGTCGACAGCGCCGCAACCGTCCCAGATGGCTTTCTGAGTGACCCTCTCACCTTCTCGGTGCCGATGCTAATTCACGTTGGCGACAGGACATACCGGGACGGAGTGGACCTCGACGCGTCTGACTTCTATGAGATGCAGCGACAGTATGTGGGGCGGACGAGTACATCTGCGCCAACTCCCGGGGACTTCCTAGCTGCTTTTGGAGAGGCTGGTGAGGTAGCCGATTCCATACTGTGCATCACTGTTTCCAAGAGCTTCAGTTCAAGCCTGGACTCGGCTGAGGCTGCCAGTCGCCAATTCCGGGCCCACAGGCCGGGATTCGATCTGCGAGTTATAGACTCGCTTACCGCTGTCGGCGCGCAGGGCCTGATCGCATGGCAGTCACTGAAGACCGCTGAAACCGGCGCTGGTCTGGATGACGTTTACAATGCGGCATCCGATATCCGACAGCGAGTTCGTCTGCTGGCATACGTGGACACCCTGTACTACCTGTGGAAAGGAGGCCGAGTTCCGGGTCTGGCCCACCTGGCAACATCACTTCTGCAGCTCAAGCCGATCT
This region of Dehalococcoidia bacterium genomic DNA includes:
- a CDS encoding DegV family protein, which translates into the protein MSRGDSERRVAIVVDSAATVPDGFLSDPLTFSVPMLIHVGDRTYRDGVDLDASDFYEMQRQYVGRTSTSAPTPGDFLAAFGEAGEVADSILCITVSKSFSSSLDSAEAASRQFRAHRPGFDLRVIDSLTAVGAQGLIAWQSLKTAETGAGLDDVYNAASDIRQRVRLLAYVDTLYYLWKGGRVPGLAHLATSLLQLKPIFELEMSNITQVARPRTAAHAASKVVTLMKDRVCEGPLHAMVMHIQAPEQADSLSSLIATEFECFELFVAEFTPVMGAHIGPGMVGVAFWS